The Alteromonas macleodii ATCC 27126 genome segment TCCGGTTGTACCACCGTGGAAACCAATAACTGCGTGACTCGAGATCCTGTGATGGTTTGCTGCAGAAAAAACGTAGTTGGCGCATGATGAGAGACAATACTCATTGACCTCAAGCTTCAAATCATAGTCATGAACAATATCACCAAGATCCATTCCATGATTGATTTCACCGCCTTCGGACGTTATAGACAGCCATTCAACTTTACTCTTACCACTTTTCAGAATTGAAAGAAGTTTCTGATTTGCTGATGGCGATAATTTACCGTGATAAATTACTGTGTTTTCGTTTAAATCGACAGTTGTTTCGCCACCCTGCGCTGGCACGAATGATAGAGAAATAATTAAAATAAAAGACCATAAAAGTTTAAACATGTACCTTCCTTGTGGCATTTAACACCCGCATAAAGGGCGATAACACATGGGCTAAAATCCGAGCAAAGCGACAGAGCCCACGTGTTATTGTCCCAGGGAGCCTGCGACCGACTACAGCGGTTTGTTATGCACTTTTCTATGCAACCTTATTTTTATCCAAGCGCATTGCAGAAATATAGTTTAGAAAAGCTCTACCATGTTTAGTGATGATCCATTTGTCTTCATCGTTTTTTACTAAATCCCAACTCAAAAGAAATTGCATATAATCTGAAAATTGAACACCGTTAAGTATCTTGGTGTTTTTTTGCTTAGCATTCTCAAATATAGGAAGAATATCTTTCACACTGCATTGTCCATTGTTTTGTACTGAAAGATATTCGAGGACCTGTATTTGCGAACCAAATATATTGAAATACACTTTTTCGAAGGTGTTGATAATCTGCTGCTGGGCTAAATTTTTGACTAATATGTCAATTTTATCCTTTTCACCATCAATTTTAGTGAGATCATTTGTGATATGGGCCTCAACTTCGGTTCTGATTCCAGTCGTATCAACTGGGATGAATCTTGTCAAATCCTGGTCTTCGAGTTTTATCGGTTTGGCATGTTGATTGTTTTCATAAAATTGAAACTCCGTATCTCCATGTTTAGCAGACTTTATGCCACCACCAAATATGCCAGACACTCTGTCTTTTAATACATATGCTATTACGCAGGTAACGAGAGGCCATGCTCCATACTTAACTAACTCGATGATAAAAAGTTTCGATTCCATAGCCGAAGTTTCCAAAATGCATAACGCTCGCTTAACCGGCGCAAAAACAGCAGGCTAAAATAAGCGACGAAGGAGCGCAGCCTGCTGTTTAGCGTCCCTTGGTTGAAGCGCTTGTTATGCTTTTTTCCAATATATTCGACTAGCAAAGCTTCAAAACCTCTAACTGCTGAAATAACGGTGATTACTTCATTAGGCTCAATATCAAGATTCTCGGGGCTACGAGGGTGCATTAGCCGATCACGGATCTTGATTGCCTTTTTCAGGTCGCTCCACCACGTAAGACCTGCATCAAATGATTGATTTAAGCTATGAGCTTTAGAATATAAATTAAAAGCAAATTTGATATTTTTCGTTAGATTGATATGAGCACTAACTTCGACAACGTTGCCTTTTTCATTTAACTGATGAGAAACTTCAAACGCAAAGTCAATTTCGGCCTGAGTTAGTTCAATACCATTTTCAATTGCATCATCAATTGCCGCAATCTTCATAGCAAAACTGACTCCTTCGATATAGGCGAAACCAGCTCTAACAAGCTGGCGAGCATTGAACTCATGTTCAGCAAGAGTTGAACCATCCTCTTGCTTTTCGCCATTCTCAATATCTTTTATGACATTGGAGTAACACCGCTGAAAATCTTCGCCTAAAGTTACAATAAGTTCACTAGTACTTCTTTCGTCCATACTTCCTCTAAAAAGCATAACAATTTAGTGTAAGGAAAAAATCCTTTATGCAAAGTGGATAGTTTCCATATATCACATTTATAGTTTTGCCACTTTCGCACGTAAATACACTTCCATCAATAACCTACACCTAGTATCTGAAAATACTGTACTTAAGTACGGAATCTTTCCTTTTTATTTTACGGACGAGTCAAAAACCGCAATTCTGTTTTTATTTACAGTAATTAAAATCAAAAAAATGAAATCAATGTTCATGCAAATGGTGATAGAGCACATGCAAAACCGTCGCTATGCGAAGCGTTCGATTGAACTCTATAGTAAATGGATAATTAGTTTTATCCGCTTCAATAATAATAAGCACCCATCTGAAATGGGAGACAAAGAGTTGAGTGTTTCTGTCTCACTTAGTTAACGCTAAGAATGTGGCTCAGGCTACTCAGGCTAGCGCGCTAAATGAACTGGCGTTCTTGTATCGCGATATATTGGAAAGGCCACTTCTCGATTATCTATCGATCCTGAAAACAAAAGAGTGCGATGACATCATATTGATGAATCGAGTATACAAAAAGCAATACGGAACACGGCAAAAACTTGTGACATTAAAAAGAAAGTTACGCCTCATACGCTGCGCCACTCTTTTGCAACGCATTTGCTGCAATCGGGCGTTGATATTAGAACGGTGCAAACACAGTTGGGTCATTCAGACGTAAAGACCACACAAATTTATACTCACGTGCTTCAGCAAGGTGCGCAGGGGGTGATAAGTCCTTTATCTCGTGTTTTGAAGTAATCTTTAAAGTAATTACACCCAACAAAAAAGAGCCCGAAGGCCCTTTTTTAAATTTAGCTTCAAAAGCGCTTATTTTAACGCTTATACACGCTCAAATACGGTAGCAATACCTTGGCCTAAACCAATACACATAGTCGCTAAGCCTAGGCTTACGTCTTGTGATTCCATTAGGTTGATAAGCGTACCTGAGATACGTGAACCGGAGCAACCTAGTGGGTGACCAAGTGCAATCGCACCACCGTTAAGGTTAATCTTAGTATCTAGGTGGTCCATCCAACCTAGTTGCTTAATGCATGATAGCGCCTGTGCTGCGAACGCTTCGTTAAACTCAGCAAGTTCAATATCGTCCATAGTAAGGCCAGCGCGCTTAAGCGCTTTTTGTGTTGCTGGCACTGGGCCGTAACCCATAATTGCCGCATCACAACCAGCCACTGCCATCGAGCGAATTTTCGCACGAGGCGTTAGGCCAAGCTCTTTCGCACGGTCTGCTGACATAAGTAGCATACCTGATGCACCGTCAGACAGCGCAGAAGATGTACCCGCAGTAACAGTACCGTTTACTGGGTCGAACACTGGGCGAAGTGCCGCCATGCTCTCAGCAGTGCTCTCTGGGCGAACTACTTCATCGTAGTCAATTAGCTTTAATACGCCGTTTGCATCGTGACCTTCAACAGGCACAATCTCGTTAGCCCAGCGGCCTTCAAGGTGTGCTTTGTGCGCTAGCTGGTGCGAACGCGCACCGAATGCATCTTGTTGCTCACGAGTAATACCGTTTTGACGGCCAAGTAGCTCGGCAGTCATACCCATCATGCCCGACGCTTTCGCCGTGTACTTAGCAAGACCTGGGTGGAAGTCTATGTTGTAGTTCATCGGTACGTGACCCATGTGCTCAACACCACCAATCATGTAAATGTCACCACGACCGCTCATGATGCCACTTGTTGCATCGTGAAGGGCTTGCATTGACGAGCCACATAAACGGTTTACCGTTACCGCGCCAGTTGTGCGTGGAATTTGTGTTAATAGTTGCGCGTTACGTGCAACGTTGAAGCCTTGTTCTTTAGTTTGCTGAACACAGCCCCAAATGATGTCTTCAATTTCCGCTGGGTTTACGCCAGGGTTACGCTCTAGTAGCGCGGTCATTAGCGCTGCAGATAGGTCTTCTGCACGCACATTTCTGAAAACACCGTTTTTTGAACGACCCATAGGGGTACGTACGCAATCGATTACGACCACTTCTTTCATTAGTTTTTCCTCCGGGTCTTATGCGAAATAGGATTTACCAGCAGCGGCCATTTCACGAACGCCGTCTGAGATCTGATAAATTGGACCAAGTTCAGCGTACTTGTCTGCCATCGCAACAAAGTTCGCCAAGCCAATGGTTTCAATCCAACGGAAGATACCACCGCGGAATGGAGGGAAACCTAAGCCGTAAAGTAGCGCCATATCTGCTTCAGCTGCGCTATCTACAATGCCTTCTTCTAGGCAGCGAATTGCTTCGTTTGCCATTGGGATCATAAGGCGTGCAATAATGTCGTCAGCTTCAAAGTCTGTCTTCTCAGCTACGTGTGGCGCCATTAGGGCGTATGCTTCTTCAGCAGGTGTTTTAGACGGCTTACCGCGCTTATCAACACCGTAGTTGTAAAAACCTTTACCGTTCTTCTGACCTAAACGCTGCTCTTTGTAGAACAGTGTTACAGGGTCGTTGTCTAGGCGAGCCATACGCTCTGGAATACCCGCTGCCATTACGTCTGCTGCGTGATCGCCCGTGTCGATACCTACAACGTCCATTAGGTAGGCAGGGCCCATAGGCCAGCCGAAGATTTTTTCCATTACTTTATCAACTGCAACAAAGTCAGCGCCGTCGATAAGTAGCTTACTGAAGCCCGCAAAGTATGGGAACAATACGCGGTTTACCAAGAACCCTGGGCAGTCGTTAACCACAATTGGGGTTTTGCCCATTTTAAGGGTAGCGGCTACTACTGCATTGATGGTTTCTTCAGAGGTTTTTTCGCCACGAATAATTTCAACAAGCGGCATGCGGTGCACTGGGTTAAAGAAGTGCATACCACAGAAGCGCTCTGGCTTGTCTAGGCTTTCAGCGAGCTGATTGATAGAGATAGTAGAAGTGTTTGAACAAATGATAGCGTCGTCCGCTACGTTGTCCTCTACCTCTTTAAGCACAATACCTTTTACCTTCGGGTTTTCTACAACCGCTTCAATAACAAGGTCAGCATCTTTAAGCGTGCTGTACTCAAGGGTAGGCGTGATAGCGTTAAGTGTTTGCGCCATTTTAGTCGCGTCTACTTTACCGCGCTGCATGCCTTTACCAAGAATTTTCGCTGCTTCAGAAAGGCCAAGGTCTAGTGCACCTTGATTAATGTCTTTCATGATAACTGGCGTGCCTTTCACAGCGCTTTGGTATGCGATACCGCCGCCCATGATGCCTGCGCCTAGCACAGCGTTAAGCTTAGATTGCTTAGTAGCTGCTTTCGCTTGCTTTTTACCTTTGCTTTTAACTAGCTGGTCGGCTAGGAAAATACCAATTTGCGCTTTCGCAGCGTCTGTTTTCGCTAACGCTACAAAGCCTTCATTTTCAAGCTTAAGTGCACCTTCACGGTCTAGGCCCGCTGCTTTTTGAACAGTCTCAACCATTTTGTGCGGTGCTGGGTAGTGTTTGCCAGCTTGCGCAAATACCATAGCTTGAGCAGTACTGAAGCTCATCATGGCTTCGTTTTTGTTTAGCTGTAGTGGGGCTTTCTTAACCGCACGACGCGCTTGCCAGTCAAATTTACCGTCAGCGGCGTCTTTCACCATTGAAAGCGCACCTTCAACAAGTGCTTCTGGTGCAACAACGGCATCAACCGCGCCTTCAGCCAAGGCTTTCGCGCCTTTTCTGTCGCGGCCAGTGGTCATCCACTCAAGGGCATTGTCTGAACCAATAAGGCGAGGTAGACGAACCGTACCACCAAAACCAGGCATTAGGCCTAGTTTAACTTCTGGTAAACCAATTGAAGCAGTAGTGTCTGCAATACGCATGTCACACGCCAATGCCATCTCACAGCCGCCACCTAGAGCGAAGCCGTTAACTGCAGCGATGGTAGGGAAAGGTAGGTCTTCGAAGCGGTCGAATACTTGTGATGTATTGGCAACCCACTGTAGTACTTCTGCATCGTCCATGGCGAATAGGCCAGTGAACTCGGTGATATCAGCACCCACGATAAATGCAGGTTTTGCACTGCGTACCACTAAGCCTTTAACATCGCCTTTAGCAAGTAGGGCTTGAGTTGCTTCGTCAAGTTCACTCACCGTTTGGCGGTCGAACTTGTTTACTGAACCTTGGGCGTCGAATACCAGCTCAGCAAAGCCGTCTTCTAACAGGCTGACGGAAAGACTTTTGCCTGTGTATATCATTATCATCTCCTTCGGCATTGGCCAGGATGTTAGTGAAGTAATCCAACTAATTTGTAGGGTCGTATGCATTCACTAACGCGTTAGGGTGGCTAGATTCTTTACAAAGCCACACAAAATTTCAACAAAAAATCAAACAAGCGTTTCAATTTGTCTAAGGTAGTGGTCGGATGACTTAAATTCAAGTGTAAATATCGAATTCAAGCTTCATTTCGCCATTGGTGGTTGTATAATGAGCGTTATTGACGCAAAGCGCCAATCCAGCAAAAGAATAATCTACAATCATGTCAACTATGTGTGTAAAGCATAGCTAACGACAGCTGGCACAACATCTTCTTTGGCAAGGAGCCAGGCTGAAATTTTCCCTTCGTTTATCAAACGAACGTAGTGGATCAGTCGCAATGCTGCTTTTTCAGCAACATTTTACAATCAGCTCGATTCGGCAAATTTGCCAGCGCTCATAAGCGTTCGAGTGTAGAGCAGGGTAGGAGTTCTATTGTGTCTGGTTTTTATTTTAGTTCGTGGTTAGGTCAGCGCTCGCTGACAAAAAACAATAAATTGTTCGCCACCGTTGTGGGGGCATTTGTTTGCTCGCTCTCTTCATTTTTCTCTATCGGCGCATGGGCTACACAGCCTTTAACACTACCCGAAGATATCTTCGAAAAGGATCGCGCTCGTTATCTAGAAGTTGAAAAAAAGCTGTTAACGTATTCGAAGCTAAGCGTTCAGCGCCTCGATAACGACATTTATGAACTGGCGCATTATCCGCTTTATCCTTATCTACTTAGACTCAAGCTAGAGCGCACTATGTCAATAAGAACAAAGCGCGAGGTTAAGCAGTTTCTGGAAGATTTCAATGGTCAGCCGGTAAGCTACGGTGTGCGTTATAAATGGCTTAATTACCTTGCTAAGCACGATTATCGCAGCACTTTTTTAGACAATTATCGCCC includes the following:
- the fadB gene encoding fatty acid oxidation complex subunit alpha FadB, coding for MIYTGKSLSVSLLEDGFAELVFDAQGSVNKFDRQTVSELDEATQALLAKGDVKGLVVRSAKPAFIVGADITEFTGLFAMDDAEVLQWVANTSQVFDRFEDLPFPTIAAVNGFALGGGCEMALACDMRIADTTASIGLPEVKLGLMPGFGGTVRLPRLIGSDNALEWMTTGRDRKGAKALAEGAVDAVVAPEALVEGALSMVKDAADGKFDWQARRAVKKAPLQLNKNEAMMSFSTAQAMVFAQAGKHYPAPHKMVETVQKAAGLDREGALKLENEGFVALAKTDAAKAQIGIFLADQLVKSKGKKQAKAATKQSKLNAVLGAGIMGGGIAYQSAVKGTPVIMKDINQGALDLGLSEAAKILGKGMQRGKVDATKMAQTLNAITPTLEYSTLKDADLVIEAVVENPKVKGIVLKEVEDNVADDAIICSNTSTISINQLAESLDKPERFCGMHFFNPVHRMPLVEIIRGEKTSEETINAVVAATLKMGKTPIVVNDCPGFLVNRVLFPYFAGFSKLLIDGADFVAVDKVMEKIFGWPMGPAYLMDVVGIDTGDHAADVMAAGIPERMARLDNDPVTLFYKEQRLGQKNGKGFYNYGVDKRGKPSKTPAEEAYALMAPHVAEKTDFEADDIIARLMIPMANEAIRCLEEGIVDSAAEADMALLYGLGFPPFRGGIFRWIETIGLANFVAMADKYAELGPIYQISDGVREMAAAGKSYFA
- the fadA gene encoding acetyl-CoA C-acyltransferase FadA, whose product is MKEVVVIDCVRTPMGRSKNGVFRNVRAEDLSAALMTALLERNPGVNPAEIEDIIWGCVQQTKEQGFNVARNAQLLTQIPRTTGAVTVNRLCGSSMQALHDATSGIMSGRGDIYMIGGVEHMGHVPMNYNIDFHPGLAKYTAKASGMMGMTAELLGRQNGITREQQDAFGARSHQLAHKAHLEGRWANEIVPVEGHDANGVLKLIDYDEVVRPESTAESMAALRPVFDPVNGTVTAGTSSALSDGASGMLLMSADRAKELGLTPRAKIRSMAVAGCDAAIMGYGPVPATQKALKRAGLTMDDIELAEFNEAFAAQALSCIKQLGWMDHLDTKINLNGGAIALGHPLGCSGSRISGTLINLMESQDVSLGLATMCIGLGQGIATVFERV
- a CDS encoding winged helix-turn-helix domain-containing protein — its product is MESKLFIIELVKYGAWPLVTCVIAYVLKDRVSGIFGGGIKSAKHGDTEFQFYENNQHAKPIKLEDQDLTRFIPVDTTGIRTEVEAHITNDLTKIDGEKDKIDILVKNLAQQQIINTFEKVYFNIFGSQIQVLEYLSVQNNGQCSVKDILPIFENAKQKNTKILNGVQFSDYMQFLLSWDLVKNDEDKWIITKHGRAFLNYISAMRLDKNKVA